In Oceanispirochaeta sp., the DNA window GCAGATAAGAAAGACAAAAAGATCCTATTGATAGAACGCATGAATCCCCCGCCGCAGTTTGGTTGTCGTCTAAAGAGTACATTGAAAATCCCTTGTTGTATATTTTTACATCATAAAATCCAAAGACATGAGTGGTACCTAAAGTTTTGTCCCCTCTCCTATCTAAAATTTTAGGCCCTATTCCAAAGTATTGGGTTCTATCCAGTTTCAACATCCCGGGATGATAATAAATGAGAAAAACACAGAACGAGGTAAAAAAAATATGCGGCAGAGAGTGGCGTTGACGCCTTCCGGCAGACTATATCAAGGGAAACATCAATACTTGAACAAGATTTTGAAATATAAAATGTTCTACCTTCTGATGCTTCCCGGTTTTGTTTATTTATTATTGTTCAGGTATCTTCCTATGTTGGGTTTGAGATACGCCTTTTTTGATTATGACCTGAGAGGTGTCGGCGGATTCATAGGTTTTGAACATTTCAATGATGCATTCGGCAGTGATGGATTTATGAGAGCATTTAAAAACACCCTCATATTAAGCTCAGCCAATATTTGCATTCAGATGACTCTGACCATCACCATTTCCCTCTTACTGAATGAACTTAAAAATCAAGTTTTTAAAAGAATTGTCCAAACGGTGGTCTACCTGCCCCACTTTCTTTCCTGGGTAGTTGTAGGGGCGCTCTTCACTCTGATCCTGTCCCGACAGGGCGGATTGGTGAACATGCTCATTGAATCAAGCGGAGGAGATCTTAAGTATTTCCTGGGGGATGTCAAACTCTGGCGGGGCACCTATCTTTTTATATTAAGCTGGCGGGAAGTCGGATGGGGTACAGTCATTTTTCTGGCAGCCCTGTCAGGAGTGGATCCACAGCTCTACGAAGCGGCCATTATGGACGGCGCCAACCGCTGGAAACAGATGCTTTATATAACCATACCCCACCTCATACCGGTCATTATCATCGTGCTGGTTATGAACCTTGCAAAAATATTCAACTTGTTTGAGTCGGTATTTGTTCTCTACAATCCCCTGGTGTACAAGGTTTCTGATGTCATCCAGACCTATGTATATCGATCTGGAATTGCAGAATACAGATTTGGTTATGCCACAGCAGTTGGGCTGTTCAGATCAGTTATCGCCTTTTTTCTCGTCATGAGTGCTAATAAAGCAGCCAAGTATTTCCGCGGCGAATCGGTACTGTAGGAGGACATAAAATGATTAAAAAGCACTCAATCCATAAACAATCATCTGCATATATAGCCTTCAGGGCCATCAATATTGTCATAATGCTCACTATTATTTTGCTCATAATGATCCCGATCCTGAAAATCATCATCGATTCATTTGATGAAAAAGCATCGGAAACTGTTTTCAGAATATTCCCTGAAACATTCACCCTGGGTGCCTATAAACTCATAGTAAGCCGCCCGTCCATATTCAGACCTCTTATGATCAGTTTCATAACAACAATATCAGGAACGATTCTTGCCATGTCTGTCACGTCACTCTATGCATATGGGCTGTCCCAGAGATCTTTGCCGGGAAGAAAATTCCTTCTTGTCCTTGCCCTGATAACAATGGTTTTTCGTGCTGGAATGATTCCCCTATTTCTTGTGATAAGAGATCTCGGCCTCATGAACTCACTCCTGGCAGTTATTTTAGTCCACGCCATGGATGCCTATTACCTTCTCCTGCTGAAGAATTTCTTTGAAGGTATTCCAACCAGTATTTTTGATGCGGCAGAAATTGATGGATGTTCTCCCCTGCAGACTTTTATCCGCGTGGTACTGCCCCTCTCAAAACCAGGATTGGCGGCAATAGGACTGTTTTACACGGTGTTCTATTGGAATCAGTTCTTCGATTACATCCTGTACATCCAGACAAAACCGAATCTTCATAATTTTCAGGTATTTCTGAGAAGTCTGGTCATAGAAACAGATACCCAGGGGTTTGAAGGATTCTCTTTTGCCACACAGAGTCTTAAAAATGCAGCCATCACAGTGTCGATAATTCCGGTTCTTGTTTTGTACCCTTTTGTACAAAAATACTTCGTCAAAGGTATAAACCT includes these proteins:
- a CDS encoding sugar ABC transporter permease, producing the protein MLGLRYAFFDYDLRGVGGFIGFEHFNDAFGSDGFMRAFKNTLILSSANICIQMTLTITISLLLNELKNQVFKRIVQTVVYLPHFLSWVVVGALFTLILSRQGGLVNMLIESSGGDLKYFLGDVKLWRGTYLFILSWREVGWGTVIFLAALSGVDPQLYEAAIMDGANRWKQMLYITIPHLIPVIIIVLVMNLAKIFNLFESVFVLYNPLVYKVSDVIQTYVYRSGIAEYRFGYATAVGLFRSVIAFFLVMSANKAAKYFRGESVL
- a CDS encoding carbohydrate ABC transporter permease, translated to MIKKHSIHKQSSAYIAFRAINIVIMLTIILLIMIPILKIIIDSFDEKASETVFRIFPETFTLGAYKLIVSRPSIFRPLMISFITTISGTILAMSVTSLYAYGLSQRSLPGRKFLLVLALITMVFRAGMIPLFLVIRDLGLMNSLLAVILVHAMDAYYLLLLKNFFEGIPTSIFDAAEIDGCSPLQTFIRVVLPLSKPGLAAIGLFYTVFYWNQFFDYILYIQTKPNLHNFQVFLRSLVIETDTQGFEGFSFATQSLKNAAITVSIIPVLVLYPFVQKYFVKGINLGAVKG